From a single Pseudorasbora parva isolate DD20220531a chromosome 17, ASM2467924v1, whole genome shotgun sequence genomic region:
- the LOC137045489 gene encoding uncharacterized protein, with protein MASESSNFRKCVPPCPRYITGGDTHSLCVACLGAQHAQAALEGAACEHCERLPLRTLRSRRALFEEGASARVPRGSGPAAAEAERRLQSWGSRLDVAEGLETGAALSLPSPAPSSGSSRGMEARMVVSSPPRESPVLHLSSSEEVDVESIETEDSPLQSPACEELVEVLTRAVARLNIDWPTERYEAGRRRASKLDERFLPSRASEPQRRGLPFFHDLHTEVARSWKRPASYRVFSPQTSVYSNIAGLKQYGYGAMPKVEETLASHLSPSSASSLKAPSLPTRPLKTTSALVGKAYSAAGQAAACLHTMAIVQAYQADLLRDLDSSDAVGGDIITELRSSADLALRATKETARCVGRSMAALVATRHLWLNPTDIKEREKAFLLDAPLSPGGLFGDAVHTVTERFQESKKQAAALKQFLPLRVQVPGAAADIKQPKPSTSASHRAKQKQSVATRTPPQRGDEGRRSQTRPSRGRADLRTVLIAKKASSKRS; from the coding sequence atggcgagtgaaagcagcaatttcaggaagtgtgttcctccctgcccacgctacatcacgggtggggatacacactctctctgtgttgcatgcttgggagcgcagcatgcccaggcagccctcgagggggctgcttgcgagcattgcgagagactaccgctgagaacgctgcgctcccgccgggcactcttcgaggagggtgcctcggctcgtgttccccgcggctctggtcccgctgccgccgaggcggagcggaggctgcagtcgtggggatcacgattggatgttgcagaggggttagagacgggcgctgccttatctctgccctcacctgcaccatccagcggctcttctcggggcatggaagcacgcatggtggtttcttcccccccgagagagtcgccggtgcttcatctgtccagctctgaggaggtggacgttgaaagcatcgagactgaagactcgccacttcagtcccctgcatgcgaggagctcgttgaggttctgacgcgagcggtggccaggcttaacatcgactggccaaCCGAGAGATATGAGGCAGGAAGAAGGCGTGCAAGTAAATTAGACGAGAGATTCCTGCcttctcgcgcttcagagcctcagcggcggggcttgccgttctttcacgacttgcacactgaggtggcaagatcgtggaagagaccggcatcataccgtgttttcagcccacagacttcggtctatagtaacatcgctgggctgaaacagtatgggtatggggcgatgccaaaggttgaagagacactcgcgagccatctctcgccttcctcggcatcgtcccttaaagccccgtctttgcccaccagacctctaaaaacaacgtcggcgttggtgggcaaagcgtactcggcagcgggtcaggcggcggcgtgcctgcacactatggcaatagtgcaggcataccaagctgacctgctgagggatctggacagtagtgatgcagtggggggagatattattACTGAACTTCGTTCGTCAgccgatttagctctccgggccaccaaggagacggccagatgtgtgggccgctctatggcagccctggtggccacgaggcacttatggttgaaccccactgacatcaaagagagggagaaagcctttctgctggatgcgccgctttctcctggaggcctcttcggtgacgcagtccatactgtcaccgagaggttccaggagtccaaaaagcaagctgcggcgctcaagcagtttctccctctcagggttcaggtccctggggctgctgctgacatcaagcagcccaaaccgagtacgagcgcctcgcacagggcaaaacagaagcagagcgtcgctaccCGAAccccccctcagcgcggggacgaggggcggcgctctcagacgaggccttcgaggggcagggctgatctgaggacagtcctgatcgccaagaaggcctcgtcaaagcgttcctga